The genome window CTCTCGCGCAGGCCGGGCTCGTGCACTGGCAACGCGGTGATCGTGCCGGCGATCCCCGGGTGTCCCCGACGGCAGATGCCTGGATCAGGTTCAGCTCGCTGTTGGACAAGCGCCCGGGCCCGGGTCCGCTTCCAACTGATGCTCCCGGGGTGCAATCAGGGGTCGGCTCCGATGACCGGCCATTGGGGCCTCACCCCGTCCCCGGCCCGACACCGCCGCCGGGACAGGAGGTTCCGCCGGTCATCCACCGGATCGCCGACCAGCTCGCGCACCGGTTCTCCGCGACGTTCTCCGCCGAGACCGTGCATCGCTACGTGCGTGAGACGTACTTTCTGCTGCGTTCCCGCAGCCGGGTCCAGCGCTATCTGGCGTCCTTGACCAGCCGGTTCGCGACAGAACGGCTGCACGCCCTGGCACTGGCGCGGGGCATCGAGATGCGCCCGGTCCCGCAGGTCTTGTTCGTCTGTGTGGCCAACAGCCATCGGTCCCAGATCGCGGCCAGCATCCTGAAGTTCATCGGCGGCGACCAAGTCCATGTGCGCTCGGCCGGATCCGCGCCGGCCACCGATATCGCTCCAGAGGTGGTGGAGGTGCTGGACGAGATCGGCTGCTCCCTACTGGGGGAATTCCCCAAGCCGCTCACCGATGAGATTGTCCAGGCCTCTGATGTGGTCATCACGATGGGCTGCGGGGACGCCTGCCCAGTCTATCCGGGCAGGATCTACCTGGACTGGGCGATCGAAGTCCCCCCGACCCATGATCTTCAGGCCCAACGAGTAATGCGCGATGAGATCCAGCACCGGGTGGAGGACCTGTGGCGGTCACTGTCCCCCAGCAGGTCGGAGCACCATCAGCCTTGATTGGTCGGCCGGGAATCCGGCAATCCCATCCGGTAACCCACCCTGCGGATAGTAGTCAGATAGCGCCCTCCGTCGACTTCCACGGCGCCGAGCTTCCGGCGTAGCCTGCCGATGGTGACCGGCAGGGCCTTGGACTGCTGGCGTTGGGGGAAGCCGCCGGCTTCGACGAGCTCGGCGGCGGTGCGGATCTGCGGACTGGCGGACATCAGCTCCACCAGCACCAGATATTCCTTGACGCTCAGCTGGGTTTGGCCTTGCTCGCCGCTGAGCACCATGGACCCGCAGTCCAGGACCAAGGGACCCAGGATCAGCCGGCGTGACCGTCCCGGCCGTCGGGGTAGGGTCCGGCCGGCCACCTCGACCAGACGGCGGGCATCCAAGATTCCGTGGCACAGGCCATTGGCGCCGGCCTCCAGCACTCGGAAGGCCGTGTCCACGGACCCGGTCTGCGCTGGAATGGTGACCAGGACGGGAACCAAGGACCAGCGCCGCACCGCCGACACGAAGGCCACGACGTCGACGCCGCCCAGCTCGGCATGGGCCACGACAAGGTCCGGTTTGAGCTCTCCAGCCATCAGCAGCCCGGCTGACCCGTCGGCTGCGGTGAACACCTCCAGCCCGGCGGCGAGGTGCTCGTCGTCGGTGCCTTCCAGGACCTGGTCCGGGTTGCCGACGACCAGGACGCGGAGGATCCCGGACAGCGCCATGACCAGATCTGGGCGATGGGCGCCAGCGGTGCGGTGCGGGTGCACTGCGGTGGTCATCCGAAGCGCCCAGAGACGTAGTCCTCCGTCCGCTGGTCGGCCGGGTCGTCGAAGATCTTCCGCGTCGGGGCGTACTCGACAAGCACGCCGGTCCGGTCACCGGAGCCCTCGGCCGAAAGCGCCGTGAAGAACGCGGTCCGATCCGCGACCCGGGCCGCCTGCTGCATGTTGTGAGTCACGATGACGATGGAGAAATCCTGCTTGAGCTCGTGCATTAGATCCTCAATGCGCAACGTGGCGATCGGATCCAGCGACGAACAGGGCTCATCCATCAGGATCACATCCGGACGCACGGCGATGGTCCGGGCAATGCACAGGCGCTGCTGCTGGCCCCCGGACAGGCCCAGCCCGGAGTCTTTGAGCTTGTCCTTGACCTCGTCCCACAGGGCGGCTGCCCTCAGGGAACTCTCCACCAGCTCGTCCATGCTCTCGACCTTCATGCCGGAGACCCGGGGGCCGTAGGCGACGTTGTCGTAGATCGACTTCGGGAAAGGGTTGGCCTTCTGGAACACCATCCCGATCCGGCGCCGGACCTCGATGGGGTCGACCTTCTTGCCGTAGATCTCCTCGCCCCGGAAAGTGATGGTCCCCTCGACCCGGGCCCCCTCAATGAGGTCGTTCATCCGGTTGAGCGAGCGAAGGACCGTGGACTTGCCACACCCGGAGGGCCCGATCAGGGCGGTGATTTCATTGAAGCCGAACTGAAGCGACACGTTCGAGACGGCCTTGAAATCGCCGTAGAAGATGTCGACATCCTCGCAGGCCATGATCGGGTTGTCGGGCCGCTCCAGGTGGGTGCCCGGTGACGACTCACCGAGATGGGCGGCCACGTCGTCGGTGGCGGGGGCTGCGGGCATTGTGTTGTTCATGTCACCAACGCTTCTCGTAGATGTTTCGGATCGTGATGGCCACGGCGTTCATCGCCAGCAGCAGGACCAGCAGCAGGATGCTGGTGGCCGACGCCAGTTGATGGAACTCCTCCTGGGGGCGGGAGGCCCAGTTGAAGGTCTGGATCGGCATCGTGGAGAACTGGTCGAAGATGCTCGTGGGGTCGAACGTGACGAAGACCAGCGCTCCGAGGACCAGCAGCGGTGCAGCCTCGCCCATCGCCCGCGACAGGGCCAGGATGGAGCCGGTGGCGATGCCGGGCACCGAGGAGGGCAGCACCTGCCGCCAGGTGGTCTGCCACTGCGTGGCCCCCAAGGCCAGGGATCCCTGACGGATCTCGTTCGGCACGCTTCGGATGGCCTCGCGGGTGGCGACGATGACGACCGGCAGGATTAACAGGCTCAGCGCGATGGCCCCGGCAATGACGATGTTGCGCTGGACGATGTTCAGTGCGGTGAGCACCCCGAGGGTCACCAGGCCGTAGATGATTGACGGGACCGCCGCCAGGTTCTGGACGTTGACCTCGATGGCCCGGTTCCACCACTTGTTGTGGTCGGCGAACTCCTCCATGTAGACGGCTGCGGCTACTCCGATGGGAATCGTCATCACCGCCGTGGTGGCGATGACCCAGACCGAGCCCAGGATCGCCGCGCGGGCCCCGGCCTGCTCCGGGTCGGAGGAGGCATAGTCCGTGATCAGGTGCCAGGAGAACATCTCGCGTCCGTCCAGGAATGTCGTGACCAGCAGCACCAGCAGGAACAGTACGGCGAAGGCCAGACAGGCCCACAGGGCGAACAGCACTACCAGTGCGGCTGGGGAGCGCTCACCCTGGAAGAAGCCGGTCTGCTTCAGTCCGCGGGAGGTCTTCGGGGCCGGGGAGGTCCGGTGTGCAGTACTGCTCATCAGTAGGCCTTCCTGAGGCGGCGGACGATCTGGATGCTGATCATGTTGACCACCAGGGTCAGGGCGAACAGCAGAAGCCCCACCGCGAAGAGCGTGTTGTACTCCAGTGATCCGACCCGGGAGTCGCCCAGGGCGGCACTGGCCATGAAACCGGTCATTGTCTGGCCCTGCTCCAGCGGACCAGCAACCATCCGGGCCTGCTGGCCGGCGGCCATGGCCACGATCATCGTCTCGCCGATCGCCCGTGACACTCCGAGCACGACGGCCGCGACGATTCCGGACACCGCTGCCGGCACGACGATCTTCAGCGAGGTCTGCATGCGGTTGGCGCCCAGCGCCGCCGAGCCTTGCCGCAGGGACATCGGCACGGCCGAGAGGGCGTCTTCGGAGATCGAGGCGATGGTCGGGACGATCATCACGCCCATGACCAGGCCGGCCGCGAGCACGCTGAAGGCCCCGGTCGGCAGTTCGAGCCACTGCTTGAAGACCACCGACTGCACGAAGGTCAGAGCGAACAATCCGTATACCACCGTCGGGATGCCCGCCAGCACCTCGAGCACGGGCTTGAGTACCTTGCGCACCCGTGGCCGGGCGTACTCGGACAGGTAGATAGCCGCCCCCAATCCCAGGGGAACTGCCACGAGCAGTGAAATGCCCGTGGTCCATGCCGTTGCTGTGATCAGCGGCAGGACGCCGAAGGACGCCTCGGCGAATCGTGGAGCCCATCGGTCCCCGAACAGGAAGTCCCCGACGTTGATCTCGGTAAAGAACTCCACCGCGGGAACGACCAGGGAGACCACGATGCCGACGGTGGTGGCGACCGTCAGCAGTGCCGCGAACCGCAGGGCCCAGATGATGACGCGTTCCCCCGGGCGGGACTTGGCCTTGAAATGACGGGACCCCGTGGGGGACGACAGAGCTGCTGCTGCCGTCCCCCGGGTTGTGGTGATACTCACGATGCGTACGATCCTTCGGGCGATCAGTTCAGCTCGGCGAGCTGGTCCTGGGCCGTCTGCGTCTGCTCCTCGGTCAGTCCGATGAACTGGGCGGCCTCGGCGATCTCCGTGGAGTTCTCCACGTAGAAGTCCACGAAGTCCTGGACCTGCGACTTGTCCTGGTAGGAGGCGTTGGCCACGTAGATGAATAGCGGGCGGCCCAGCGGCTGGTAGGACTCGTCCTGGACGGTCTCCTCCGACGGTGTGATGCAACCCTCGCCGCCGTCCACGTCGATCAGCTTCAGCGTGTCGGGGTTCTCCATGGCGTAGGACAGGCCCAGGAAGCCCAGCGCGCCGGCGGAGCCGGACACGCCCTGCACAGTGACATTGTCATCCTCGGACGGGGAGTAGTCGGTCCGGATGGCGCCCTCCTCACCGTTGAATCTCCTATGTCTGTCAAGCCCCGGTGAGCTCATTCTGAGCGGCGGTGTTGAGGCGGCGGTAGATGTCGCGGGCGAGGTAGCGCTTGAGGCAGCGACGGATCTCCCGGAGGGTGCGCCCTTCGGCGGTACGGCGCTCGACGTAGGCGCGGGTTCGCGGGTCCATTCGCATGCGGGTGACGACGGCCATGTGGAGTGCTCGGTTGAGGCGCCGGTCGCCACCCCGGTTGATCCGGTGCCGGACGGTGTTGCCCGATGACGCGGGGATGGGGCTGGTTCCAGCGAGGCTGGCGAACGCGGACTCGGATCGAATGCGGCCCAGGTGTGACCACGCGGTCAGCGCGACGGCGGCGGTGACTGGGCCGATGCCGGGCTGGTTGAGCAGGCCACCGGCGGGGCTCTGCCGGACCAGGTCCGTGATCCGCGTGGTGATCTCCTTGAGCTCGCCGTCGAGGACGGCGACGCGTTTGGCGAGCCGGATCGCTTCACCACGGGCGGTGGCCGTGGCGAGCTCTTCGTCGCGGGTGCGCCACGCCGCGGTCGTGGCGATCTGGGTCGCGGTGAGCGGGCGGCGGGCATCGATACCGAGGTCGACCACGCGCAGTAGCGCGGTGAGCGCGTTGATCGTCGCGGTGCGCTCGGTGCTCATGTGGTCGCGGGAGGCCAGCAGGACCTTCACGGCAGCGCGAATACCTTCGTCGGCGCGCGGTTGACGCAGTTGCGTCTGCTGCAGCGGGAGCGCTGCTGCGGCGATGCGGCGCGCATCCAGCGGGTCGGACTTGCCGATGCCGCGGTTCGCGCGAGCGTTCATCCGCGGGGCCTCGACGACGGTGTGTCCGGTGTCTGCTGCAGTGCGGGCAAGGCGTGCGCCGTAGGTGCCGGTGCCCTCGATCACCCACAGCGTGTCGAGGTCCCCTCCGGTGCGGCGCCCGACCCAAGACACCGCGCGTGACAAGCCTGCTGCCGTTGCGGGAAACTGAGCCTCATCGACAATCTCGCCCGTCGGGCAGGCCAGGATCGAGACAGCGTGGTTGCGGGCGTGGGTATCCACGCCGATGACGAACGGGCGGGTATGCGCGACGATAGCCATGGCGATCGACGCTCCTCTCTTCGAGACGGACATGGTCACGGTCGCCAAGCGGCCGGCACGGGTCCGGGAAGAGGTCACTTCGGGGCGAATCTGTGATGGGCCACGGCCCGAGGGCCGGGCAGTCTCCTGATGAGGTCACCGAGGTGGGCCGGACGGTGTCGGCCGCACCGACCCGGGCGGACAATTCAACGGGAAGACACCGCAAGCGGGCCAATTGCTTCGAGAGTCACACCCGGTTCGATACGACCGACATCCATCCTGACCGGCCAGTCCCAGACCAGCCAGATCCAGACTCACAGATGGCTTCGGTGAAGTAGTCGAAGGTGCCCGAGTCGGTGCCGGCACCATAAAGATCCAGCGGCTCATCCGGGAATGACGGGTCCACGTCGGACCAGGACATGACCTCGCCCTCGGACTCCGGGCCCCAGATGGTCTGCAGCTGCTCGACAGTCAGGCACTGAGCCCAGTCGTTGGCCGGGTTAGCAACCACGGACAGACCATCATTGGCCATGATGACCTCGGTGTACTCGATCCCGTTGGACTCGCACTGTGCCATCTCCTCCTCGTCAATGGGACGGGAAGCGTTCGAGATGTCAGTCTCGCCGGCGCAGAACTTCTGGAAACCACCACCGGTGCCCGAGGTGGCCACCGACACGTTCACCGCATCGTTGCTCGTGCGGTACTGCTCGGCAGCGGCCTCGGACAGCGGGGCAACGGTGGAGGAACCGTCCACCGCCACGTCACCTGAGGTACCACCCTCGGCAGCGGCGGACCCGCCCGCGGCCGGAGAAGTGTCGTCAGCGGAACCGGCATTGCCGCAACCGGTCAGCAACAAAGCGGAGATTCCTAGGACAGCCAGGCCGGTACGGCCCCTGAGAGCATTCTTCACGGAGGAAAGCCTTTCTAGATGCGGGGATGAGACGCAAACGACGCGCCGCATTCATAGAAGGCTGTCTATATGAACGAAAGGTGAACGGGAGTCGCCCATTGAATAGATCATAGATGTTTGTCTATGTATACCCTAGGGCCAGCACGACCCAACTAGTCATCAAGACAGGCATGCCGAGTTCGGTCGACGCAACTCACCGTCCCCTACGCCAAGGTCGAGGACTCAATCCGGCGGCTGCGAGAGCTCGTCGCGGTCGAACGACGCTGCTGCGCGTTCGTGGACTGGGACATCAAGGACGGCCATGACGATCTGCGCCTCATCGCGCGCGGCACGCCAGACACGCAATAACCCTCCCCTCTTGCCTAACACGCCGCCGTAGCGAATGCATCAATGATGCATCTAATGCAATACTTGCCGTGTGGACCCCAATACCGGTGGCGCGACCGCCCTTCGACTGCTCGGCAACGTGCGTGCGCTGGACGAAAAGCAGTTCGTCTACGAGGCGATGCTCACCGGCTGGAGCGATCAGCAGTCCAGCCGCGGACTGGCCACACCAACGATCCGCAACAGGATTCTGGCCATCAGGCGGTTCGAGAGCTTCACGGAGAGGTACCCGTGGGAATGGGCCCCGGTCGACGTCGAGGACTACACGACTCGTGCAAAGTCAAAGGCGCGCCCCGCGGCGAAATCGACTATCCGTGCGTTCCAGACGATCATCCGTCTCTTTTGCGACTACCTCTGCGACGGACGCTACGAGTGGGCTCGCGAGTGTGAGCGACGCTTCGCGTCGGCTCCCCAACAGATCTGCCACGTGTGGAACACCACCGCGCACCTGGTGGACTATGAGGGACGCGCGCAGAGACGGGCACTCACCTACGACGAGCTCGAGCAGTTCTTCACCGCAGCGGACGCCCGAGTCGAGTCCATCCTCGCCCAGGGCCGCAAGGGCGCTCTGGCGGCCCTGCGCGATGCGCAGATCTTCAAGACGATCTACGCCTATGGGCTGCGTCGGGCGGAGGCGGTCGGCCTCGACGTGGC of Citricoccus sp. K5 contains these proteins:
- a CDS encoding three-helix bundle dimerization domain-containing protein; the encoded protein is MDPTEALDRARQVLVLAHPERLSVLSLLTSLPDYSASAAGIAETLGIAPEAVDEALDALAQAGLVHWQRGDRAGDPRVSPTADAWIRFSSLLDKRPGPGPLPTDAPGVQSGVGSDDRPLGPHPVPGPTPPPGQEVPPVIHRIADQLAHRFSATFSAETVHRYVRETYFLLRSRSRVQRYLASLTSRFATERLHALALARGIEMRPVPQVLFVCVANSHRSQIAASILKFIGGDQVHVRSAGSAPATDIAPEVVEVLDEIGCSLLGEFPKPLTDEIVQASDVVITMGCGDACPVYPGRIYLDWAIEVPPTHDLQAQRVMRDEIQHRVEDLWRSLSPSRSEHHQP
- a CDS encoding response regulator transcription factor, whose product is MTTAVHPHRTAGAHRPDLVMALSGILRVLVVGNPDQVLEGTDDEHLAAGLEVFTAADGSAGLLMAGELKPDLVVAHAELGGVDVVAFVSAVRRWSLVPVLVTIPAQTGSVDTAFRVLEAGANGLCHGILDARRLVEVAGRTLPRRPGRSRRLILGPLVLDCGSMVLSGEQGQTQLSVKEYLVLVELMSASPQIRTAAELVEAGGFPQRQQSKALPVTIGRLRRKLGAVEVDGGRYLTTIRRVGYRMGLPDSRPTNQG
- the pstB gene encoding phosphate ABC transporter ATP-binding protein PstB, whose protein sequence is MACEDVDIFYGDFKAVSNVSLQFGFNEITALIGPSGCGKSTVLRSLNRMNDLIEGARVEGTITFRGEEIYGKKVDPIEVRRRIGMVFQKANPFPKSIYDNVAYGPRVSGMKVESMDELVESSLRAAALWDEVKDKLKDSGLGLSGGQQQRLCIARTIAVRPDVILMDEPCSSLDPIATLRIEDLMHELKQDFSIVIVTHNMQQAARVADRTAFFTALSAEGSGDRTGVLVEYAPTRKIFDDPADQRTEDYVSGRFG
- the pstA gene encoding phosphate ABC transporter permease PstA, with protein sequence MSSTAHRTSPAPKTSRGLKQTGFFQGERSPAALVVLFALWACLAFAVLFLLVLLVTTFLDGREMFSWHLITDYASSDPEQAGARAAILGSVWVIATTAVMTIPIGVAAAVYMEEFADHNKWWNRAIEVNVQNLAAVPSIIYGLVTLGVLTALNIVQRNIVIAGAIALSLLILPVVIVATREAIRSVPNEIRQGSLALGATQWQTTWRQVLPSSVPGIATGSILALSRAMGEAAPLLVLGALVFVTFDPTSIFDQFSTMPIQTFNWASRPQEEFHQLASATSILLLVLLLAMNAVAITIRNIYEKRW
- the pstC gene encoding phosphate ABC transporter permease subunit PstC, with translation MSITTTRGTAAAALSSPTGSRHFKAKSRPGERVIIWALRFAALLTVATTVGIVVSLVVPAVEFFTEINVGDFLFGDRWAPRFAEASFGVLPLITATAWTTGISLLVAVPLGLGAAIYLSEYARPRVRKVLKPVLEVLAGIPTVVYGLFALTFVQSVVFKQWLELPTGAFSVLAAGLVMGVMIVPTIASISEDALSAVPMSLRQGSAALGANRMQTSLKIVVPAAVSGIVAAVVLGVSRAIGETMIVAMAAGQQARMVAGPLEQGQTMTGFMASAALGDSRVGSLEYNTLFAVGLLLFALTLVVNMISIQIVRRLRKAY
- a CDS encoding IS110 family transposase, giving the protein MAIVAHTRPFVIGVDTHARNHAVSILACPTGEIVDEAQFPATAAGLSRAVSWVGRRTGGDLDTLWVIEGTGTYGARLARTAADTGHTVVEAPRMNARANRGIGKSDPLDARRIAAAALPLQQTQLRQPRADEGIRAAVKVLLASRDHMSTERTATINALTALLRVVDLGIDARRPLTATQIATTAAWRTRDEELATATARGEAIRLAKRVAVLDGELKEITTRITDLVRQSPAGGLLNQPGIGPVTAAVALTAWSHLGRIRSESAFASLAGTSPIPASSGNTVRHRINRGGDRRLNRALHMAVVTRMRMDPRTRAYVERRTAEGRTLREIRRCLKRYLARDIYRRLNTAAQNELTGA
- a CDS encoding substrate-binding domain-containing protein — protein: MKNALRGRTGLAVLGISALLLTGCGNAGSADDTSPAAGGSAAAEGGTSGDVAVDGSSTVAPLSEAAAEQYRTSNDAVNVSVATSGTGGGFQKFCAGETDISNASRPIDEEEMAQCESNGIEYTEVIMANDGLSVVANPANDWAQCLTVEQLQTIWGPESEGEVMSWSDVDPSFPDEPLDLYGAGTDSGTFDYFTEAICESGSGWSGTGRSGWMSVVSNRV
- a CDS encoding tyrosine-type recombinase/integrase, with protein sequence MDPNTGGATALRLLGNVRALDEKQFVYEAMLTGWSDQQSSRGLATPTIRNRILAIRRFESFTERYPWEWAPVDVEDYTTRAKSKARPAAKSTIRAFQTIIRLFCDYLCDGRYEWARECERRFASAPQQICHVWNTTAHLVDYEGRAQRRALTYDELEQFFTAADARVESILAQGRKGALAALRDAQIFKTIYAYGLRRAEAVGLDVADLRPNGAAPRFGRFGAVEARWGKGTRGSGPRRRSVLTVPELGWVTEGLAQWVDQARPRCTDEPTGKLWPTERGSRVSLRYIDLRFATIRDQLGLPSELSVHALRHTYVTNLIEWGYSEKFVQDQVGHAYASTTAIYTSVGDDYKTRMVTRALSRIYGGNDAHNR